Proteins encoded by one window of Arachis ipaensis cultivar K30076 chromosome B04, Araip1.1, whole genome shotgun sequence:
- the LOC107635833 gene encoding STE20/SPS1-related proline-alanine-rich protein kinase: MKDKDKDKEKEAEKKKYPIGAEHYDLYEEIGHGVSAAVHRALCIPLNEIVAIKILDFERDNCDLNNVSREAQTMVLVDHPNVLKSHCSFVNEHSLWVVMPYMAGGSCLHILKAAHPDGFEEVVIATILREVLKGLEYLHHHGHIHRDVKSGNILIDSRGAIKLGDFGVSACLFDSGDRQRTRNTFVGTPCWMAPEVMEQLHGYNFKADIWSFGITALELAHGHAPFSKFPPMKVLLMTLQNAPPGLDYERDRKFSKSFKQMIASCLVKDPSKRPSASKLLKHSFFKQARSNDYIARTLLEGLPALGDRMEALKRKDEDMLAQKKMPDGEMEELSQNEYKRGISGWNFNLDDMKAQASLIHDFDDAISDINHVASSASLSSLDVQDKPSASHNPSRSVDLEDIDELQNQSASVPAIDYTVNDAKIKFEKSDDDSSITSSSHEQSISLASPSCLDDRVDHNVGEKSDVENGMAIHSFHRRGSSSSILPEVTLPQIRPESEKPPNLPQSTSSGNANSQTGEDVLTELPSKISKSSANAEETDEKAKIPVVQQRGRFKVTSENVDPEKVAPTPVLQKSHSMQIISQHSAPAPLPSPLPLLSASDATISSNLSGCSLFPLLHSVLQTNILQRESILSLMKQISANDTTADATCIPAQIAATEKSLVCKYGSLFFSHLITCYVGEREAQNNNLLFA; this comes from the exons ATGAAGGACAAGGACAAGGACAAGGAAAAAGAGGCGGAGAAGAAGAAGTACCCTATCGGCGCCGAGCATTACGATCTCTACGAGGAGATTGGACACGGCGTCAGTGCCGCCGTCCACCGCGCGCTTTGCATCCCCTTAAACGAGATCGTCGCCATCAAGATCCTCGACTTCGAACGCGACAACTGCGATCTG AACAATGTTTCACGCGAAGCACAGACGATGGTGCTGGTGGACCACCCTAACGTGCTGAAATCGCACTGCTCCTTCGTGAACGAGCACAGCCTGTGGGTTGTGATGCCGTACATGGCGGGCGGATCGTGCCTCCATATCCTCAAGGCCGCGCACCCCGACGGATTCGAGGAGGTTGTGATTGCTACCATCCTTCGCGAGGTCCTCAAGGGTTTAGAGTACCTTCACCACCACGGACACATCCACAGGGACGTCAAGTCCGGCAACATTCTCATCGATTCCCGCGGCGCCATCAAGCTCGGCGACTTCGGTGTCTCCGCCTGTCTCTTTGATTCCGGTGATAGGCAGCGCACCAGGAATACTTTTGTTGGAACACCTTGTTG GATGGCACCCGAAGTAATGGAGCAGTTACATGGTTATAATTTCAA AGCTGACATTTGGTCATTTGGCATAACTGCACTGGAGCTTGCCCACGGTCATGCTCCTTTCTCAAAGTTTCCCCCAATGAAG GTACTGCTTATGACTTTGCAAAATGCACCCCCCGGCCTTGACTACGAGAGGGATCGAAAGTTCTCTAAG tcATTTAAGCAGATGATTGCTAGTTGCTTAGTGAAAGATCCTTCAAAACGACCCTCTGCAAGCAAGTTGTTGAAGCATTCCTTCTTCAAGCAGGCTCGCTCCAATGATTATATTGCACGAACACTTTTGGAGGGGCTGCCTGCTTTAGGTGACCGCATGGAGGCCCTAAAG AGAAAAGATGAAGATATGCTTGCACAAAAGAAAATGCCCGATGGCGAGATGGAGGAATTATCACAG AACGAATACAAACGGGGAATTAGTGGCTGGAACTTCAATCTTGATGATATGAAGGCTCAGGCTTCATTG ATCCATGATTTTGATGATGCTATATCAGATATCAATCATGTAGCAAGTTCAGCTTCTTTATCTTCCCTTGATGTACAAGATAAGCCGAGTGCAAGTCATAATCCCTCTCGAAGTGTTGATCTG GAAGATATTGATGAGCTACAAAATCAATCAGCTTCTGTTCCAGCAATTGATTACACAGTAAATGATGCCAA GATCAAGTTTGAAAAATCTGACGATGACTCTAGCATTACCAGTTCAAGCCATGAACAAAGCATTTCACTAGCTTCTCCGTCCTGTCTTGATGATCGTGTGGACCATAATGTGGGAGAAAAATCTGATGTGGAAAATGGTATGGCTATCCATTCTTTTCATAGAAGAGGATCTTCATCAAGCATTTTACCTGAAGTAACTCTTCCACAAATTCGACCAGAAAG TGAGAAGCCACCCAATCTGCCCCAGAGCACCTCAAGTGGCAACGCAAATTCACAGACAGGAGAGGACGTGCTTACTGAACTTCCTTCTAAAATCTCAAAATCATCAG CTAATGCTGAAGAGACTGATGAGAAAGCAAAGATACCAGTTGTTCAGCAGAGAGGACGTTTTAAGGTTACATCTGAGAATGTTGACCCAGAAAAG GTGGCCCCTACTCCTGTACTGCAAAAGAGTCACAGTATGCAG ATTATTAGCCAGCATAGTGCTCCTGCTCCTCTGCCTTCACCATTACCGTTACTGTCAGCATCTGATGCTACTATATCATCAAATCTTTCTGGCTGTTCACTTTTCCCTTTGTTGCACTCTGTGCTGCAGACAAATATTCTTCAAAGG GAGAGCATTTTAAGTTTAATGAAGCAAATCAGTGCAAATGACACCACAG CTGATGCCACGTGTATCCCAGCACAAATAGCAGCTACTGAGAAATCTTTGGTATGTAAATACGGCTCACTTTTTTT
- the LOC107638373 gene encoding ubiquitin receptor RAD23b isoform X2 — protein sequence MKLTVKTLKGSHFEIRVQPSDTIMAVKKNIEDVQGKDNYPCGQQLLIHNGKVLKDETTLAENKVSEDGFLVVMLSKGKTLGSGGTSSAQPASNPPAAVSTSNSTPAPEPPAQTHVSADTYGQAASNLVGGSNLEQTIQQIMDMGGGNWDRDTVTRALRAAYNNPERAIDYLYSGIPEAAEVAVPVPQFPGSQTTETAGVTAGAVPGLPNSSPLNMFPQETISGAGPGLGSLDFLRNNPQFQALRSMVQSNPQILQPVLQELGKQNPNLLRLIQEHHAEFLQLINEPVEGSEGDIFDQPEQDMPHAINVTPAEQEAIARLEALGFDRASVIEAFLACDRDEQLAANYLLENAGDFED from the exons ATGAAACTCACTGTTAAGACTTTGAAAGGCAGCCATTTCGAAATTAGGGTTCAGCCATCCGACACT ATTATGGCTGTCAAGAAGAATATAGAAGATGTGCAAGGCAAAGATAATTACCCATGTGGACAACAGTTGCTTATTCACAATGGCAAGGTTTTGAAAGATGAAACAACATTAGCAGAGAACAAGGTCTCTGAGGATGGTTTTCTTGTTGTTATGCTTAGCAAG GGTAAAACATTGGGTTCAGGAGGGACTTCATCTGCCCAG CCTGCCAGCAATCCACCTGCAGCTGTATCAACCTCAAATTCCACGCCTGCTCCTGAACCTCCTGCACAAACTCA CGTGTCTGCAGATACTTATGGTCAGGCTGCTTCAAATTTAGTTGGTGGTAGTAATCTTGAGCAGACTATTCAACAAATTATGGACATGGGAGGTGGCAACTGGGACAGAGATACAGTTACTCGTGCTCTTCGGGCAGCTTACAATAATCCAGAGCGTGCTATAGACTATTTGTACTCT GGTATCCCCGAAGCAGCAGAAGTTGCTGTACCAGTTCCTCAATTTCCAGGTAGTCAGACAACTGAAACAGCTGGGGTCACTGCTGGAGCAGTTCCTGGACTACCTAACTCATCTCCCTTAAATATGTTTCCACAG GAGACAATTTCTGGTGCTGGTCCTGGACTAGGATCTCTTGACTTCCTCAGAAACAATCCCCAG ttTCAAGCATTGCGTTCAATGGTGCAATCAAATCCACAAATTTTACAG CCTGTACTTCAAGAACTTGGAAAGCAGAATCCCAATCTTTTAAGACTCATTCAAGAACATCATGCTGAGTTTCTACAGTTGATAAACGAACCTGTTGAGGGCTCTGAAGG TGATATATTTGACCAGCCTGAGCAGGACATGCCTCATGCCATCAATGTGACTCCAGCTGAGCAGGAGGCAATTGCAAGG CTTGAGGCATTGGGATTTGATAGAGCCTCGGTCATAGAGGCGTTTTTGGCATGTGACCGGGATGAACAATTGGCAGCGAATTACTTATTGGAGAATGCTGGAGATTTTGAGGATTAA
- the LOC107638373 gene encoding ubiquitin receptor RAD23b isoform X1 — translation MKLTVKTLKGSHFEIRVQPSDTIMAVKKNIEDVQGKDNYPCGQQLLIHNGKVLKDETTLAENKVSEDGFLVVMLSKGKTLGSGGTSSAQPASNPPAAVSTSNSTPAPEPPAQTQAANNSTSGPAVTTTNTNVSADTYGQAASNLVGGSNLEQTIQQIMDMGGGNWDRDTVTRALRAAYNNPERAIDYLYSGIPEAAEVAVPVPQFPGSQTTETAGVTAGAVPGLPNSSPLNMFPQETISGAGPGLGSLDFLRNNPQFQALRSMVQSNPQILQPVLQELGKQNPNLLRLIQEHHAEFLQLINEPVEGSEGDIFDQPEQDMPHAINVTPAEQEAIARLEALGFDRASVIEAFLACDRDEQLAANYLLENAGDFED, via the exons ATGAAACTCACTGTTAAGACTTTGAAAGGCAGCCATTTCGAAATTAGGGTTCAGCCATCCGACACT ATTATGGCTGTCAAGAAGAATATAGAAGATGTGCAAGGCAAAGATAATTACCCATGTGGACAACAGTTGCTTATTCACAATGGCAAGGTTTTGAAAGATGAAACAACATTAGCAGAGAACAAGGTCTCTGAGGATGGTTTTCTTGTTGTTATGCTTAGCAAG GGTAAAACATTGGGTTCAGGAGGGACTTCATCTGCCCAG CCTGCCAGCAATCCACCTGCAGCTGTATCAACCTCAAATTCCACGCCTGCTCCTGAACCTCCTGCACAAACTCA GGCTGCAAATAACAGTACATCTGGCCCAGCTGTCACAACTACAAATACAAA CGTGTCTGCAGATACTTATGGTCAGGCTGCTTCAAATTTAGTTGGTGGTAGTAATCTTGAGCAGACTATTCAACAAATTATGGACATGGGAGGTGGCAACTGGGACAGAGATACAGTTACTCGTGCTCTTCGGGCAGCTTACAATAATCCAGAGCGTGCTATAGACTATTTGTACTCT GGTATCCCCGAAGCAGCAGAAGTTGCTGTACCAGTTCCTCAATTTCCAGGTAGTCAGACAACTGAAACAGCTGGGGTCACTGCTGGAGCAGTTCCTGGACTACCTAACTCATCTCCCTTAAATATGTTTCCACAG GAGACAATTTCTGGTGCTGGTCCTGGACTAGGATCTCTTGACTTCCTCAGAAACAATCCCCAG ttTCAAGCATTGCGTTCAATGGTGCAATCAAATCCACAAATTTTACAG CCTGTACTTCAAGAACTTGGAAAGCAGAATCCCAATCTTTTAAGACTCATTCAAGAACATCATGCTGAGTTTCTACAGTTGATAAACGAACCTGTTGAGGGCTCTGAAGG TGATATATTTGACCAGCCTGAGCAGGACATGCCTCATGCCATCAATGTGACTCCAGCTGAGCAGGAGGCAATTGCAAGG CTTGAGGCATTGGGATTTGATAGAGCCTCGGTCATAGAGGCGTTTTTGGCATGTGACCGGGATGAACAATTGGCAGCGAATTACTTATTGGAGAATGCTGGAGATTTTGAGGATTAA